From the Deltaproteobacteria bacterium genome, the window GCGGGAAGTAGTGGTCAACCTCCGGAAGAGGCTTATAGAACTGGGTTGTGAAGTCCGGTTTGAATCGAAGGTTACGGATTTTTTGATTCACCGGGGGAAAGTCGAGGGGGTTGTTGTCAACGGCAGGGAGGAAATAAGAACAAACAATCTGATTCTGGCTGCCGGTCAGAGTGCGGAAGATATCTACGGCAGGCTTTACGAGCATGGTGTGTATCTCGAACCAAAGCCCTTCGCAATCGGTCTCCGCATCGAGCATCCCCAGGAATTGATCGACAGCATTCAGTACGGCAAATGGCAAGGTCATCCGGATCTGCCGCCTGCAGATTATTTTCTGACGGCGAAACTGAATAAAATTAACCGGTCTGTTTATTCATTTTGCATGTGTCCCGGCGGTTCTGTTATCGGCTGCAGCTCTGAGGAAGGAGGGGTGGTTACCAACGGCATGAGCCGCTACCGGAGAGGGAGTGCGTATGCCAACAGCGCTGTCGTGGTTACCGTTTGCGTTGAAGACTTTGCGGGAGCCGGCCTCCAACCGATAAGCGGTCTTGAATTTCGGAGATACTGGGAAAAGAAGGCCTTTGTCCTGGGGGGAGGAAATTATCAGGCCCCTGCGCAACGGTTAGTTGATTTTTTACAGGACAGAGTTGAAACTCTCCCGAATCAGACCAGTTTTTCCCCCGGAGTGAAATTGGTATCGTTGCGTGAAGCTCTGCCTCAGTTTGCAGTTGAGGCCCTGAAACGGGGGATTATCGAGTTTGACCGGAAGATGCGGGGATTTATTACGGAGGATGCAATCTTGATCGGCGTTGAAACCAGAACATCATCTCCCGTCAGGATAGTGAGAGGCCCGGAAGGTCAGAGTGTTAATGTGGCCGGGCTCTACCCCTGCGGCGAAGGGGCGGGCTATGCCGGAGGGATCATCAGTTCCGCTCTGGATGGGATCAGGGTTGCAGAGAAGATTGCAATATGAATAGGGTTAAGGTTCATCCGGTTCATGCGTACTTTTGAGTTGATAATCTGTTGAATTGAGCCTTGACTGACTTATACCTAGAACTGTTCAGCAGTGGACGAATATTAGAACTGAAAATTAAGGATCGTAAGTGAGTAATGATAGCCTC encodes:
- a CDS encoding FAD-binding protein, which codes for MRRLRITNIVLSLGESEGILREKAASLLNIPYEAVSSLTVVRKSIDARRRKPPRFMYSVDVSVPDGIDLTGKEGVISEVLPEEKVPTCYPVTMKPDKRPVIVGCGPAGLFAALTLAERGIPVLLLERGKSVPERIIDVQAFWERGILNTESHVHFGEGGAGTFSDGKLTSRVKNPHTEWVKRTLVDAGAPSEILTDAKPHIGTDRLREVVVNLRKRLIELGCEVRFESKVTDFLIHRGKVEGVVVNGREEIRTNNLILAAGQSAEDIYGRLYEHGVYLEPKPFAIGLRIEHPQELIDSIQYGKWQGHPDLPPADYFLTAKLNKINRSVYSFCMCPGGSVIGCSSEEGGVVTNGMSRYRRGSAYANSAVVVTVCVEDFAGAGLQPISGLEFRRYWEKKAFVLGGGNYQAPAQRLVDFLQDRVETLPNQTSFSPGVKLVSLREALPQFAVEALKRGIIEFDRKMRGFITEDAILIGVETRTSSPVRIVRGPEGQSVNVAGLYPCGEGAGYAGGIISSALDGIRVAEKIAI